The Antechinus flavipes isolate AdamAnt ecotype Samford, QLD, Australia chromosome 4, AdamAnt_v2, whole genome shotgun sequence genomic interval ccaatgctaaataaactatttgaaaaaatagggattgaaggagtcctaccaaactccttttatgacacagacatggtactgatacctaaaccaggtaggctgaaaatagagaaagaaaattatggaccaatctccctaatgaatattgatgctaaaatcttaaataaaatattagcaaaaagattacagaaaatcatccccaggataatacactatgaccaagtaggatttataccaggaatgcagggctggttcaatattaggaaaactattagcataatggactatatcaataaccaaacaaacaaaaaccatatgatcatctcaatagatgcagaaaaagcatttgataaaatccaacatccattcctaataaaaacacttgagagcataggaataaatggactttttcttaaaatagtcaggagcatatatttaaaaccatcagtaagcatcatatgcaatagggaaaaactggaacctttcccagtaagatctggagtgaagcaaggttgcccactatcaccattattatttaatatcgtattagaaacactagcctcggcaataagagtcgagaaagatattaaaggaattagagtagacaatgaggaaaccaaactatcactctttgcagatgatatgatggtatacctagagaaccccagagattctactaaaaagctattagaaataattcataattttagcaaagtagctggctacaaaataaatccccataaatcctctgcatttttatacatcaccaacaaaacccaacagcaagagatacaaagagaaatcccattcagaataactgttgataccataaaatatttgggaatctatctaccaaaggaaagtcaggaattatatgagcaaaattataaaaaagactccacacaaataaagtcagacttaaataattggaaaaatattaagtgctcttggatcggccaagcgaacataataaagatgacaatactccctaaactaatctatttatttagtgctataccaatcagacttccaagaaaatattttaatgatctagaaaaaataacaacaaaattcatatggaacaataaaaagtcgagaatctcaagggaattaatgaaaaaaaaaaatcaaatgaaggtggcctagctgtacctgatctaaaattatattataaagcagcagtcaccaaaaccatttggtattagctaagaaatagattagtggatcagtggaaaaggttaggttcacaagacagaatagtcaactataacaatctagtgtttgacaaatccaaagaccctaacttctgggataagaattcattatttgataaaaactgctgggataattggaaattagtatggcagaaattaggcatggacccacacttaacaccatataccaagataagatcaaaatgggtccatgacctaggcataaataacgagattataaataaattagaggaacataggatagtttatctctcagacttgtggaggagaaagaaatttgtgaccaaagatgaactagagaccattactgatcacaaaatagaaaattttgattacatcaaattaaaaagcctttctacaaataaaactaatgcaaacaagattagaagggaagcaacaaactgggaaaacatcttcatagttaaaggttctgataaaggcttcatttccaaaatatatagagacctgactcaaatttataagaaatcaagccattctccaattgataaatggtcaaaggatatgaacagacaattttcagaggatgaaattgaaactattaccactcatatgaaagagtgttccaaatcattattgatcagagaaatgcaaattaaaacaactctgagataccactacacacctgtcagattggctaaggacaggaaaaaataatgatgaatgttggaggggatgcgggaaaactgggacactgatgcattgttggtggagttgtgaacaaatccaaccattctggagagcaatctggaattatgccccaaaagttatcaaattgtgcataccttttgacccagcagtgtttctattgggcttatatcccaaagaaatactaaagggaaagcgacctgtatgtgccaaaatgtttgtagcagccctgtttgtagtggctagaaactgaaaaatgaatggatgcccatcaattggagaatggctgggtaaattgtggtatatgaatgttatggaatattattgttctgtaagaaatgaccagcaggatgaatacagagaggactggcgagatttacatgaactgatgctaagtgaaatgagcagaaccaggagatcattatacacttcgacaatgatattgtatgaggacatattttgatggaagtggacttctttgacaaagagacctaactgagtttcaattgataaatgacggacagaagcagctacacccgaagaaagaacactgggaaacgaatgtgaagtatctgcatttttctttttcttcccaggttatttataccttctgaatccaattctccctgtgcaacaagagaactgttcggttctgcaaacatatattgtatctaggatatactgcaacatatctaacatatataaaactgtttgccatctaagggaggggatggagggagggaggggaaaaattggaacagaaatgagtgcaagggataatgttgtaaaaaaattaccctggcatggattctatcaatataaagtaattattaaataaaaatttaaaagaaaaagaaaaatgcaaaaaaaagtatataatatactAAACTTTCATGATTCTTCCTTACTTGATGGGATGCTTGAGTACTCACTCTCATTCTTTGCTCACGAGGACAACTTAGTGAAAAAGTAAGGACCAGGGAATTTATAGGGCGGATCAAAGTTTTGTTCAGACATGACTGGTTTTTCATTTCTTGGATCATTCTAACCTTGCACATGAGGTGCCAAGGACTGACAAGGTCTAGATGGGTACATCGTGGGACTGAAAGTTTTCAGCATGAAAGATTCCTGACATGAATattacagaattacagaattaaaaggatgggagaggggaagagaaggacaggttacagatttgaaaaaaaccatatgtgtgtatgtgtgtatgtgtatgcatgtgcacGCTGGGATTTACTGAATATCATCACTGATGTCAATAATCTATCTGTGGATACGATGCTGAGAATCAGAAGCAGTGAAGCAAAAAGTGACATTCTAGACAGGATTctaagagactttagaaattggCCAGAGAAAGCTAACTACTGTATAATTTGGGAGGAGACCAAATACTAACCACTAGGAGAATTAGAAAAAGTTTCTTGGTCAAGAAGGTAAATCTCTTAAGTATTAGAGAATTTGAAGAGCATAGGTGAAGAGAGGATCCATTTTGGAAACTCTATAAATAGCCTAGGCAAAAAAAGCATTAAAGAGGGCAGATGGAACACTGAGATCCACTAAGAGCAAGTAAGCTACTTGGAAAGTAGACTGTGAAGATGAAGTTCTGTATGGAATATAAGGTAGACTAGAGTCAGTCagtctcaataaatatttattaaatccatactatgtgctaggtacagGAGATAcacacaagaaaaagaagagtatCTGTAAAATTCCTTAaaacaaagagtttatattttaacctAGAGACAATAAAGAAGTCACATGATATCCCTGAAGAGAATACACTCATTCTTAGTAAGATAACTTCGTCAGCTATATGGAGGATGGAGAGACCAGATATAAGTAGACaataaaaatgaagtgattaaGGCCTGACTATGATGATATTTGATGAGTATAGGTGATATGATTATAGAATTGATTGAAATAAGCAAATGACTGGGTATGGGGAGCTAAGAATGAAATGTTGAGGATTTCAATGCTGGGAACCTGAGGTACTGAAAGGAGgcaaatattagcataattgactatatcaataaccaaacaaacaaaaagcatatgatcatctcaatagatgcagaaaatgcatCTTTGAAAATGcagatttgataaaatccaacatccattcctaataaaaacacttgagagcataggaataaatggactttttcttataatagtcaggagcatatatttaaaagcatcagtaagcatcatatgcaatgggggaaaactggaacctttcccagtaagatctggagtgaagcaagtttgcccactatcaccattattatttaatatcgtattagaaacactagccttggtaAAATGAATTGGGAAATTAGGAGGAAGAGTGGGTTTAAGGAAAAAGTGAATGTGTTTTACTTAGAATAGATTGAGTTTGAGACATCAAACTATAGCACATCAAAGTGAAGATGCAGTAACCACTGCATGTTTCCAGAAACAGATTATAATGGATTGgaggtgtctgtgtgtgtattgcACATATCATACATATCCATTTGTGCATTCTATATTTGTAAATTCACCtgctattaaaatgtatttataatttcAAGAACAATACTTGCAGTGATTTCATGATCATTCATAAACATGACCAGAGTGGCAAAAAATGAGTCACAGGATATACTTGTTCCAGGCTGAAGTCAAATAAAGAGACATTCTGACTTGTTTCAGCTTTTATATTATAAACccaaacttcttaaactgtaggttgaaactgaatatgggggtcatgaaattatgatgatgagtaaatgtttgatttgtataccttaTTTATCCATATATCCCGGATAGCATAAAAATTTTGGAGGTGAAAAAGGGGTTGTGGGTAGGAAAAGTGTAAGAAGTCCTGCTGTAAACAAATGTCTCATTTAATGTTATGTTTTTCAGACTGTTGTGCTTTTTATTAGTGATTTCAATAGCTCCCAATAGTAGTGCTACTTATGTTCCTTACCATAAAAATGTTGTAATAGGCATTACTGAGAATATACATGTGCTAGATAAGCTTCATTCAGGCATGAGTTAGTGTAATGAGTCTGAGTTCAATGTAAATGAACCAACAATATGGTacatacagaaaaaagaagagaaaatttgccAATTTGAATCTGTACATGAGGTCATTCCAGAAAGTAATCAGCAGCTCACAAGAATCTAACCCTCTATTTTCCCCCAGAATTCAGAATTCACTAACGCAGTGTTCAGTGACTttataaaacaaaactatcacaAATAGCAAGAGTCAGCTGTGAAAGCAGAGATTATAATGAACTCATGGGAAGTTATATCATTGAGAGAAGGTACAGAGATATGATAAAAGATGGGCTTAGTGAGTACCCAGTAAATGTATTGCTTGCAACTTCAGTTATGTGATATTCAGTGCTAAGCTGTATTTGAATAGAGGTGGAAAATCCAGACGGTGAGAATAACCCAAGGTGGGGGTTATCAAAATATCAACAGCAGAAGGCCAAAGAgggcaaaaagaaaacattttatagtaTCTGAATATATGCTAGCTATATGCAGAGTCTGCATTGCAAAAGGAGACAAGTTAAAAGCCAACAGTGATAGACCAAAAAAAGCTGCAAAGTGTAAGAGCTGGAGGTTTCAGTGAGGATGAAACATAGGTTTACAAGTATAAGAAATCATAAACTAGAAGGTTGAAATTTAAGAGAGGGTTCCAGTTCTGGATTGCAGGAAAAAATATGAGGGAATAATGAGATCAGGGGTACAATTATCCCTGTGTTTAGTTGAGATGGGAATGAAGATGTAGGTTATGGGAATTTAGGTTGATGAATTTGGCAGTCTGGGTATTTTTGAGGATGTCTACTTGTCAAAGTTGTCCAAATCTGAGGGTGAAGATTAGGAAAGAATATTAGACTTTACAAGTATAGAACTACTTAAAGAGAGAGGGCATTAACTACAACCAAAATCTGCACAAGATGATATACAAAGATGGGAGTGCACTTCAAAAGAAAGATGATTATTGAATGATGATAAGAGATGGAAGATCTGGAAGTGGTAATgaggaataaataataataataagatcaaGATTCTGGTCCATCTTCTAGAGGCTATAAAAGATGCCCCTAATACTTGAAGAGGGTGGCTGGTGAATGAATTAGTCAAAATCCTCTCAGGAAAGACAGACTTTTATtagtactaaaagaaaaaaaaagggagaggaaaaagtctAAGATGAAGGAAAGTTTAATAAGAAGACAAATAAAGTTAACTACAGaggatttaatttaaaagaaccAAGGAGATTTAAGTGGAAACTAGGGTTTTCACAGTATATATCAAATGAATTCTAAGGAAACAATCAGTGTGAGTGAATTAAGTTTCAAGGTAGAGAAAGTATAGGTAAAATTTAACTAAGAATAAAGACattgaagaaatagaaagtacaaatcaaatacatgaaaacaagaaaagcagAGTATGTTCAGATGTAATAAAGTAGACCAATATGCCTTGAATGAAAGGCTAGTGGTGTAACAGGAATTAAGCCCACAAAGGGACAATAGGgacaaattttcaaatatataataatgccTCACTGGAAAGTTTAAGACTTTATTTTCTGGGTAATTAAGTCAGGAAATTAGATCTGAAAGCTAGTTCAGAATAAAACCCTACCCATATCTGAAACAGAATCTATACAAAGTTCCCAAGCAGTGGCTGCtccctttccaattttttgaGTAACTACAGTTTTGaataagtttttccttatattgaacaaaaatctggctctgctacttatcAATTGGCCCTATATTTGCCATTAAAGCAAGGAGTGAAACCCTAATCCTCTTCTGTATGTGGCCATTTAAGTATCTGAAGATTAGAATTCCACACTGAAGTCAGTAGTCTCTGAggtgctttttaaatgtttttagctatttcaatataattggtttcccttgtaatcttatatattttcatagttcttaaaatattattacaaaaaGGGGCCCAAAGACTTCACCACACTTTCAAAGGGGGCCATGACGCAAAAAAGACTTAAGAATCCCCATCCTAAGTATTTTCTACAGGATAAAATATTCCCaatttctttaaatgaatttctaatatccttcctaaaatttgGCAACCAGAACTAAATATGTAGTAGTCTAACCAGTGAAAAGAGAGCAACAGAATAAATAGCTTCCTCATTCTAGATGTCATACTTTTATTATTATGTGGAAGCCATACACTTATTAGGATCACATTACTCTTTTGTCTGTTGTATCACATTGTTCATTCATATTCATGTTAAAGTACATCAAAAGGTACACAGATAGTATTCTCCATTCTAGGCGTcttttttaacatgtatttttttaaagaattcagttTATTCCTTGGTAGTtgaatttttcaattcaattgaaaGATTTGACATTTGCCCCTACATTTCATCCTATTAGATGTATTTGACTCATTGTTCATTGTAGTCTTTTGAATCCCAATTCCCTCTTCAAAAATACTAAAAGCACAGATTATATAAATAAACCAAAGACAATCAGCAAAGGCTGTTTGTGTAACTTTTACCCCACACATGACCTGGCACCCTAACAGCTAACTAAAGGTCGCTCCTCCTTTGTGGAtccctattttctcatttataaaatgaaggaaccAGATTAGATGATCCCTAATTCCCTTTAGAGTTCtacattctattaaaaaaaaaaaaagtggggtaGGATGCTGGAGTTAATGTATCCCACAAGCCATTTAAATCACTTCTACATAGGGTTTCTCCTGCCTGCTGTTTGATTAGCATTTATGTTTCTGAATTAGAGGTCATAGAGGAGAAAAAGTATTAACAGACACTGGGCAGAAGCCAATAATGATTTCACTTCATCCTGGATGCTTTCCATGGTGAACATTCAAAACTGTATGAGTAGTAGATTttcaaggatttgtttttttcttgaaaaggGGGCACCCTTTGTGTTCTTACTCCATAAATCTAGAAAAGGGTACTGGCTACATTATAATTTGAGATCTTATGCCAACCCTTATTTTTCTCTGGAGCTACTTCCTTTGTGTGAATAATGAAGACATCTTCCTGACAAGGGAGGAGAATGGCTAATAAATAGTGGAAAAAAACCATACATCATTCGATATCCAAAAACAATCACCCAAAATGACCCGACATTgaatctctttcctctccttaaGTTCCATCTGGTTTTTTGACAACTACTCTCTTTAAAGCTACTGAGGCAGTATCTCCTatatgctaatttttaaaaattaaactatataCTACTGCAAATATCTTTACTTTCACTatcttatattaatataattttagattacttggcataaacaaaataatgggaaaaaatgctttcCAGGAAGAATAGCCTTAATAGACTTACTTCTAATTCAAGTATACTTTCTCCTTCACTGATAGAGCTTAGTTGattcaatacaattcaattcaacaagtatttatcaaatgcctactatgtgcaaaatattATGCCAGGTActagggaaatagaaaaataaaacagattctgtactcaaggagcttacattattcTAGGGATGATAACATATAACAAAGACTGAGAAGTACAATTTATATAAAAGTAAACATCAAAAAATTTCAGGAGGGAGAGAACACtaattggggaagaaaagaatgtcTTATAAAAAATCCtaagctgaaccttgaaggaaactagacaATCTAAGAAGCAAGATGTGAGAAAGAATCTAATAATGATAGGAGTTTGGGGAGACCCTGCAAAAGGCATGGAGACAAATGAAATGTCATGCATAAAGAACAGCCAATAGTCAATCTGACAATAACAGAGTTTGTGTGGTATAATTTGAAATAAGACCGGAAAGATAGGTGGGAGTCAGACTGTGTTGGACTTTAAATGCTGGgcagttaattttctttttcattttagagacAACAGGGAAGATTTTGAATagaagaatgaaatatattttaggaatatcaatctGGAAGATATGTTGAGGATGGATTTAACAGAGAAAATAGTGGAAGCAGGGAGTCCAATTATATGCCACTGCAATAGTTTAGACTTTAACAAGTCTATTATTTTTGAATCTATAAGACTGCCCTATGAAGATGAGTAACATTACCCAATTGTGCcattttttatatgaaatatagcTTGAGACAGGACTGaaactttaatttcttaaaataactattttgtgACATGTAAATTTGATTGCACTGAATCATTTgatttctccatttctccattattcattctttttcctgGTAGAAATTCTTCAACATTCAACTGgaattaaattaaaagctttCCCATTGTGATTACATTAATCTAATTTCTCTTTAGTGTGAATTTtctggtgcttaataaaaactGAGCTTCGACTAAAagatttcccacattcattacactcatAAGGTTTTTCTTTAGTATGAGTTCGCTGGTGTTCAGTAAGGTGAAAGATCCGATTGAAAGATTTTCCACATTCCCTACATTTACAGGGTTTATCTCCAGTATGTGTTTTCTGATGATCATGAAAAGTTGACTTATGCcggaaagctttcccacattcattgcatTTGAAAGGTTTTTCttcagtatggattctctgatgttgaacAAGATGTTTTCTCAGACTAAAAGCCTTGCCACACTGATCACATATATAAGGCTTCTCTTTGGTATGAATTATCTGGTGTTTAATAAAAAGTGCACTTCTActaaaagctttcccacattcattacattcgaagggcttctctccagtatgaattctctgatgttcaacAAGACGGAAACGTCGACTATAtgatttcccacattcattacatttgtagGGTTTTTCTTTAGAGTGAATTACCTGATGTCCTGTGAGGTATGATTTCTTAcagaaagctttcccacattcattacatttataaggtttctctgtAGTATGTATTCTCTCATGCTCAATGAGGCATGAACTATTGCTAAAAGCTttcccacactgattacattcatatgGTTTATCTCCAGTATGTATTTTCTGATGACGTAAAAGGCCTGAATTCCTAGTAAAGGATTTTCCACAATGATTACATTCATAGTGTTTTTCCCCAGTGTGGGTTCTGATATGTTCAAGAAGTTGTGAACGATGACTAAAATTCTTCATACATTTGTCACACTCAtatggtttttctccagtatgaattctttgatgatCAATAAGGCGTGATTTGCACCTAAAAGCCATACCACATTCATTACAATCAAAGGGTTTCCCTCCACTATGGATTCTTTGATGATGAAAAAGGCTTGAGCTATTcttgaaagcttttccacactcTGTACATCTATAGGATTTCTCTGAGTTATGACTTCTCTGATGCTCAGTAAGGTTCCAGGACCGcctgaaagcttttccacattctttaCATACATATGGTCTCTCTCCtgtatgaattcttttatgtTCAACAAGGTATGAATTACATATAAAACCTTTACCACAATCACTACATttatatggtttctctccagtatgaatttttaaatgctgGAAAAAGCTCAAGCTATTACTcaaagttttcccacattcttcaCATTTATAGAGTTTTCCTCCTTTGTGAATATTATGATGTCGAAGAAGACTTGAGCTATTTATGAAAcctttcccacattcatcacatttgtagggtttttctccagtgtgtgCAATCTGATGCTGAAGAAGGTTTGAACTATTACTGAAAGCCttttcacattcattacatttgtagGGTTTCTCAATGGTATGAATTTTTTGATGTTCAATTAAGCCTGTGT includes:
- the LOC127560830 gene encoding zinc finger protein 883-like, giving the protein MAANSREVAALVPQSLDPDKEGIHQALDLTPGQEILTQTEWESKRFQLQPVTDKAERVILQPHLLHQNGGETRTMNEEATFKQEILDNNYQLLHTEEQPPPMFREHGNSLNQNSAIVGLQVFQTKEETYDCQKCGESFISMAHLTQHQSLHTGPGRYECYECGRKFNRSYDLIRHQVIHTGERPFSCNECGKTFKRKSTLIEHQNIHTGEKPYRCNKCGRAFRQNTGLIEHQKIHTIEKPYKCNECEKAFSNSSNLLQHQIAHTGEKPYKCDECGKGFINSSSLLRHHNIHKGGKLYKCEECGKTLSNSLSFFQHLKIHTGEKPYKCSDCGKGFICNSYLVEHKRIHTGERPYVCKECGKAFRRSWNLTEHQRSHNSEKSYRCTECGKAFKNSSSLFHHQRIHSGGKPFDCNECGMAFRCKSRLIDHQRIHTGEKPYECDKCMKNFSHRSQLLEHIRTHTGEKHYECNHCGKSFTRNSGLLRHQKIHTGDKPYECNQCGKAFSNSSCLIEHERIHTTEKPYKCNECGKAFCKKSYLTGHQVIHSKEKPYKCNECGKSYSRRFRLVEHQRIHTGEKPFECNECGKAFSRSALFIKHQIIHTKEKPYICDQCGKAFSLRKHLVQHQRIHTEEKPFKCNECGKAFRHKSTFHDHQKTHTGDKPCKCRECGKSFNRIFHLTEHQRTHTKEKPYECNECGKSFSRSSVFIKHQKIHTKEKLD